The proteins below come from a single Drosophila suzukii chromosome X, CBGP_Dsuzu_IsoJpt1.0, whole genome shotgun sequence genomic window:
- the LOC108016705 gene encoding synaptobrevin-like translates to MSSSQTEIFTQSGAIEMMEMELEMKEFNSCAQSETNLDAQQRLLDTQAQVDEVVGIMRVNVEKVLERDQALSELSERADQLELGASQFVRQSGRLKRKHWWANVKMMIILGIIAVILLAILLVYIWPTGSGEVAKVITEGPQK, encoded by the coding sequence ATGTCATCATCACAAACTGAAATATTTACACAAAGCGGTGCTATCGAAATGATGGAAATGGAGTTGGAAATGAAGGAGTTCAATTCCTGCGCTCAATCGGAGACCAATTTGGATGCCCAGCAGAGACTTTTGGATACCCAGGCCCAGGTGGACGAGGTGGTCGGCATAATGCGGGTGAATGTGGAGAAGGTCCTGGAACGCGATCAGGCGCTATCCGAACTATCCGAACGAGCTGACCAACTGGAACTGGGAGCCTCTCAGTTTGTTCGACAGTCTGGGCGATTGAAACGCAAACACTGGTGGGCCAATGTGAAGATGATGATAATTCTGGGCATAATCGCAGTAATTCTACTAGCTATATTACTGGTTTACATTTGGCCAACTGGCAGTGGCGAAGTAGCAAAGGTCATCACCGAAGGACCTCAGAAGTAA
- the LOC108016695 gene encoding uncharacterized protein codes for MSLFRWRDPSFLHTLNFVRGIRTGANKVANSPRQRNRLRRQAEFRSSARTHESRFSPSRLRQGKNFRAEAAQHPNQKLTSYGEYMQMMASLHEKQMKLEEDMARAEIALKKEKEREEHEKDEQANVAPFILCAEDVTGLRKLYLMDSEEHQIEILKMHDCDRSFMDEPLDEPEVVIQSLRSLQMFEDSIPWTPSSEIDEIVDLPELKDGEEQWNPDSIHGNWVRRVMQFLRFRRLS; via the exons ATGTCCCTTTTCCGCTGGCGAGATCCCAGTTTCTTGCACACCCTGAACTTTGTGAGGGGAATCCGCACTGGAGCCAACAAGGTGGCGAATAGTCCCCGCCAGCGAAATCGATTGCGTCGCCAAGCCGAGTTCCGATCATCGGCGAGAACCCACGAAAGCAGATTTTCCCCATCTCGTCTTCGCCAGGGGAAAAACTTTCGGGCAGAGGCCGCCCAGCATCCGAATCAGAAGCTAACTTCTTATGGGGAGTACATGCAAATGATGGCCAGCCTGCATGAGAAGCAGATGAAACTGGAGGAGGACATGGCCCGGGCCGAAATTGCActgaaaaaagaaaaggaacGAGAAGAACACGAAAAAGATGAGCAAGCAAATGTGGCACCTTTTATCCTG TGCGCTGAGGATGTGACTGGACTACGCAAGTTGTATCTCATGGATAGCGAGGAGCACCAAATCGAGATCCTCAAGATGCACGACTGTGATCGGAGCTTCATGGATGAGCCATTGGACGAGCCCGAGGTCGTAATTCAGAGTCTGCGAAGCCTCCAGATGTTTGAAGACAGTATTCCCTGGACACCGAGCAGTGAGATTGATGAGATTGTGGATCTTCCGGAGTTGAAAGATGGTGAAGAGCAATGGAACCCGGACTCGATTCATGGAAATTGGGTGCGCCGCGTGATGCAATTCCTGCGCTTTCGGCGACTCTCGTAA
- the LOC108016688 gene encoding uncharacterized protein yields the protein MGKKGKGKGKGKKGKSTVAVAPIEAPPCPPCPEPPKLMQPLDACPESTGPHDVLRAQPNHYPALLRIPETMAVVGSENGCYDSICKLLRAGFRCAERVFVMAPWGNYVVFRYHNNNDFIYFLFDGCTCDVNRFRYLDLSCGTAGFLFFDNMHDVISYIIQSRKTRLYLENLNKIAIDQIVEEYGAVTYTQKAKCMRFA from the coding sequence ATGGGCAAGAAGGGCAAAGGCAAGGGCAAGGGAAAGAAGGGCAAGTCCACGGTGGCTGTGGCCCCCATCGAAGCACCACCATGTCCGCCGTGTCCGGAACCACCCAAGCTGATGCAGCCGCTCGACGCCTGTCCAGAGTCCACTGGCCCCCACGATGTCCTCCGGGCCCAGCCGAATCATTATCCGGCGCTCCTTCGCATCCCGGAAACGATGGCGGTGGTGGGATCGGAGAATGGATGCTACGACAGCATCTGCAAGCTGCTGAGGGCCGGCTTCCGGTGTGCCGAGCGGGTCTTCGTGATGGCCCCATGGGGCAACTACGTGGTCTTCCGATATCACAACAACAACGACTTCATCTACTTCCTGTTCGACGGATGCACCTGCGATGTTAATCGGTTCCGATACTTGGATCTCAGCTGCGGCACCGCTGGATTCCTCTTCTTCGATAACATGCACGACGTCATCAGCTATATCATTCAGTCGCGAAAGACGCGTCTTTATCTGGAGAATCTGAACAAGATCGCCATCGATCAGATTGTGGAGGAGTATGGCGCTGTTACCTACACCCAGAAGGCGAAGTGCATGCGGTTCGCTTGA